The proteins below come from a single Ictidomys tridecemlineatus isolate mIctTri1 chromosome 8, mIctTri1.hap1, whole genome shotgun sequence genomic window:
- the LOC101966653 gene encoding putative vomeronasal receptor-like protein 4, with translation MVLPLVKGIMFMFLTGLGVVGNTFVLVNNMSLFRGTMKSIHLILINLSFANIITLLTGVMPRTISSLGLRNFIDDITCKTVVYLQRVARGLSICTTSLLTVVQAITISPRASRWRRLQPRSSCDLLPLLIFFWLLNSLISMNLPFYIKNISSMNTSQINSSDNYCYLQSQHWIIRWIFIVFLVSRDAVFQGVMGWASGYMVFLLHKHHQHVLHLQTSKLLYRTPPEVKAAKSVLLLMLCFLLFYWADCFMALYVTFFFEKYFIEVIVLQLVELGYAILSPVVLIHREGHLAGCWCGH, from the coding sequence ATGGTTTTGCCTCTTGTCAAGGGAATAATGTTCATGTTTCTAACAGGACTTGGAGTTGTGGGGAACACCTTTGTTCTTGTGAACAATATGAGCTTGTTTAGAGGCACTATGAAATCTATCCACCTCATTCTCATTAATCTGTCTTTTGCAAATATCATAACACTTCTAACAGGAGTAATGCCCAGGACAATATCCAGTTTGGGGTTGAGAAACTTTATAGATGATATAACCTGTAAGACTGTGGTTTACTTGCAGAGGGTGGCCCGGGgcctgtccatctgcaccaccaGTCTCCTCACAGTGGTCCAAGCCATCACCATCAGTCCCAGAGCCTCCAGGTGGAGGAGGCTGCAGCCCAGGTCATCATGTGACCTGCTTCCCTTGTTGATCTTCTTTTGGTTACTGAATTCCTTGATAAGTATGAACTTACCATTTTACATCAAAAATATCAGCAGCATGAACACATCACAAATTAATTCCAGTGACAACTATTGCTATTTGCAATCACAGCATTGGATAATTAGatggatttttattgttttcctggTCTCAAGGGACGCTGTGTTCCAGGGTGTCATGGGCTGGGCCAGTGGCTACATGGTCTTCCTCCTCCACAAGCACCACCAGCACGTTCTCCACCTTCAGACCTCCAAGCTGCTCTACAGAACCCCCCCTGAGGTGAAGGCTGCAAAGAGTGTTCTCCTTCTgatgctttgttttctcttgttttattGGGCAGACTGTTTTATGGCTttatatgtaacttttttttttgaaaagtatttcaTAGAAGTAATTGTTCTACAACTTGTGGAGCTTGGATATGCAATCCTGAGTCCAGTAGTGCTCATTCACAGAGAGGGACACCTGGCTGGATGTTGGTGTGGTcactga